In 'Nostoc azollae' 0708, the following are encoded in one genomic region:
- a CDS encoding helix-turn-helix domain-containing protein, which produces MKWLKRKDEKLNKSSIEEEQAETLTQLGNELRILREKQSLSLDEIVGLTRIPRRLLHAIEVGDLNDLPEPIYIQGLIRQFADTLGLKGAEFASNFPVGSQPVSLQNRWKPKPITELRPVHLYLLYVFVIICSVKGLSQLLNQAALEANNGQNLQQVQKNSDLTTDQLQAKNMEEIQIGSSTPEVQAVEIGVTLKSSSWIRVVADGKTEFEGVLPKGTHRSWKATEELTVKTDNAGGVLMSVNQQQPKQMGQAGKAEEIRIAAAKIRS; this is translated from the coding sequence ATGAAATGGCTAAAAAGGAAAGATGAAAAGCTGAATAAATCATCTATAGAGGAGGAACAGGCGGAAACATTAACACAACTGGGTAATGAATTGAGGATTCTGCGTGAAAAACAGAGTTTATCCTTAGATGAAATTGTCGGATTAACTAGAATACCTCGCCGACTGCTGCACGCAATTGAAGTGGGTGATTTAAACGACTTACCAGAACCAATTTATATTCAGGGTTTAATCAGGCAGTTTGCTGATACGCTGGGACTAAAGGGAGCGGAATTTGCCAGTAATTTTCCCGTTGGTTCTCAACCTGTGAGTTTACAAAACAGATGGAAACCTAAACCTATTACTGAATTACGTCCTGTGCATCTGTACTTGCTTTACGTTTTTGTAATTATCTGCTCTGTCAAAGGATTATCTCAGTTATTGAATCAGGCCGCTTTAGAAGCAAATAATGGACAAAATCTACAGCAGGTGCAAAAGAATTCTGATCTAACAACAGATCAACTCCAAGCCAAGAATATGGAGGAAATTCAAATTGGTAGTAGCACTCCAGAAGTTCAAGCAGTAGAGATTGGTGTAACGTTGAAGTCATCATCCTGGATTCGTGTTGTTGCTGATGGTAAAACCGAATTTGAGGGGGTTCTTCCAAAAGGAACTCATCGCAGTTGGAAAGCTACTGAAGAACTGACCGTGAAAACAGATAATGCCGGTGGTGTGTTAATGAGTGTTAATCAACAACAACCAAAACAAATGGGACAAGCAGGCAAGGCGGAAGAAATCAGGATTGCAGCCGCTAAAATTAGGTCGTGA
- the malQ gene encoding 4-alpha-glucanotransferase produces MPFPRSSGILLHPSSFPSRFGIGDLGLEAYDFIDFLKNSYQQYWQVLPLGPTGYGNSPYMCYSAMAGNFFLISPEKLVDEGLLVSQDFANLPEFPADKADFEQVIPIKVNLLKKASNNFKTHATDVQRKAFHHFCNTKGYWLNNYALFMAIKDAQNGASWHTWESELAQREAVALAQIEQDLAQEIFYYKFVEYEFFRQWSELKSYANQNGIDIIGDIPIYVAHDSADVWANPDNFALDQETGTAALMAGVPPDYFSATGQLWGNPVYNWEELQKQDFKWWVQRFESMLDYVDIIRIDHFRGFDTYWAVPQGEETAINGEWIEAPGVALFEVIKQKLGKLPILAEDLGIITKEVEGLRDQFEFPGMKVLHFAFGSDPGNPFLPFNYPHNAVVYTGTHDNDTTLGWFNTTNDYEKQNLLLYLGSISPDGISWDLIRLALSSIANQAIIPLQDVLGLGTEARMNYPGKAEGNWDWRYQSGCLTQELSDRLRIITKLYGRAPRNS; encoded by the coding sequence ATGCCTTTTCCTAGATCAAGCGGTATTTTGTTACATCCCAGTTCTTTTCCCAGTCGTTTTGGGATTGGTGATTTGGGTTTAGAAGCTTATGATTTTATTGATTTTCTCAAAAATAGTTACCAGCAATATTGGCAAGTTTTACCTCTAGGTCCAACTGGTTATGGTAATTCTCCTTATATGTGCTATTCAGCAATGGCAGGAAATTTCTTTTTAATTAGTCCTGAAAAGCTGGTAGATGAAGGTTTGTTGGTTTCACAAGACTTTGCTAATTTACCAGAATTTCCGGCCGATAAAGCAGACTTTGAGCAAGTCATACCTATTAAAGTAAATCTACTCAAAAAAGCCAGCAATAATTTTAAAACTCACGCCACTGATGTCCAAAGAAAAGCATTTCACCATTTTTGTAACACTAAAGGCTATTGGCTCAATAATTATGCTTTATTTATGGCGATTAAAGATGCCCAAAATGGAGCAAGTTGGCATACTTGGGAATCAGAACTGGCACAAAGAGAAGCCGTAGCGTTAGCCCAGATAGAACAAGATTTAGCACAGGAAATATTTTATTACAAGTTTGTCGAATATGAATTTTTCCGTCAGTGGTCAGAATTGAAGAGTTATGCCAATCAAAACGGTATAGATATTATTGGTGATATCCCTATTTATGTAGCTCATGATAGTGCTGATGTGTGGGCTAATCCCGATAATTTTGCTTTAGATCAAGAAACAGGTACAGCGGCTTTAATGGCAGGTGTACCACCAGATTATTTTAGTGCCACTGGTCAACTGTGGGGCAATCCAGTCTACAACTGGGAAGAGTTGCAAAAACAAGATTTTAAATGGTGGGTGCAACGTTTTGAGTCCATGCTAGATTATGTAGATATAATTCGGATTGACCACTTCCGAGGATTTGACACTTATTGGGCTGTACCCCAAGGTGAAGAAACTGCTATTAATGGTGAATGGATTGAAGCTCCAGGAGTAGCCCTGTTTGAGGTGATTAAACAAAAGTTGGGTAAGTTACCCATTTTGGCTGAAGATTTGGGAATTATTACAAAAGAGGTCGAAGGACTGCGAGATCAATTTGAGTTTCCTGGTATGAAGGTATTACATTTTGCTTTTGGTTCTGATCCCGGTAATCCATTTTTACCTTTTAATTACCCACATAACGCTGTAGTTTATACTGGCACTCATGATAATGACACGACTTTAGGTTGGTTTAATACTACGAATGATTACGAAAAGCAAAATTTGTTGTTGTATTTGGGATCTATAAGTCCTGATGGGATAAGCTGGGATTTAATCAGATTAGCTTTAAGTTCCATCGCCAATCAAGCGATTATTCCTTTGCAAGACGTTTTAGGATTGGGAACCGAAGCAAGAATGAACTATCCCGGTAAGGCTGAGGGCAATTGGGACTGGCGCTATCAATCTGGTTGTTTGACTCAAGAGTTGAGTGATCGCTTAAGGATTATTACCAAACTTTATGGACGCGCTCCCAGAAATTCATGA
- a CDS encoding NUDIX domain-containing protein — translation MTYRNPAPTVDIIIELIDRPHRPIILIERHNEPFGWAIPGGFIDYGEPVEVAARREAEEEIGLQIELIEQFLVYSAPSRDPRQHTISLVFLAIATGEPVAGDDAKAVGIFEPWSVPSNLCFDHDRILRDYWRYRNDGIRPRLG, via the coding sequence ATGACTTACAGAAATCCTGCGCCTACAGTCGATATTATTATCGAATTAATTGATAGACCCCATCGCCCGATTATATTGATTGAGCGACATAATGAACCTTTTGGATGGGCTATTCCTGGTGGTTTTATAGATTATGGTGAACCAGTAGAGGTGGCAGCAAGAAGGGAAGCTGAGGAAGAAATTGGTTTACAAATAGAGTTAATTGAACAGTTTTTGGTTTATTCTGCTCCCAGTCGTGATCCTCGTCAACATACGATTAGCCTTGTATTTTTAGCGATAGCAACGGGCGAGCCTGTAGCGGGTGATGATGCTAAGGCTGTGGGAATTTTTGAGCCTTGGAGTGTTCCCAGTAATTTATGTTTCGACCATGATCGGATTTTGCGGGATTATTGGCGGTATAGGAATGATGGGATACGTCCCAGGTTAGGGTAG
- a CDS encoding DUF433 domain-containing protein yields the protein MIEFYGKTDPRDIPAYTIKDAPKYLRIPSETINSWVKGRNYPTANGVNFFKPLILTRELKPTLLSFTNLVEIHVVRAIRKDHKIQLDKVRKALDYIYEQFQVPHPLAREEFRTDGVDLFIEKYGFLINASKPGQTDLKDALNTHLERIEPDPTGLAIKLYPFTRSHEGDNPRIFVIDPRIAFGHLVIADTRIAISVLAERHHRGDSIDDLADDYECDHSIIEEAIRCEYLPTA from the coding sequence ATGATAGAATTTTATGGAAAAACTGATCCGAGAGATATTCCTGCTTACACTATTAAAGATGCTCCTAAATATCTCCGTATTCCATCAGAAACAATTAACTCTTGGGTAAAAGGTAGAAATTATCCTACTGCAAACGGGGTTAATTTTTTTAAACCACTTATTCTCACTCGAGAATTAAAACCAACACTGCTTTCATTTACTAATTTAGTGGAAATTCATGTTGTAAGAGCAATTCGTAAAGACCATAAAATTCAACTAGATAAAGTCAGAAAAGCTCTTGACTACATTTATGAGCAGTTTCAGGTACCACACCCCTTAGCACGTGAAGAATTCCGAACTGATGGCGTTGATTTATTTATAGAAAAATACGGTTTTTTGATTAATGCTTCTAAACCTGGGCAAACAGATTTAAAAGATGCTTTAAATACTCATCTTGAAAGAATTGAACCAGATCCTACTGGCTTAGCAATTAAACTTTATCCTTTCACTCGCTCTCACGAAGGAGATAATCCTCGTATTTTTGTTATTGATCCCCGCATTGCGTTTGGTCACCTTGTAATTGCTGATACAAGAATCGCTATAAGTGTTTTGGCTGAACGCCATCATAGAGGTGATTCAATTGATGATCTAGCTGATGATTACGAATGTGATCACTCAATAATTGAAGAAGCTATCCGTTGTGAATACCTTCCTACTGCATGA
- a CDS encoding pentapeptide repeat-containing protein encodes MEKYVGGQRKFHSVNSGGVYLKSLDLKEIDLYHSNLNEAGLSEAILIGAKLNSVVFTRPCLKNADLQLADLELIEGSSINLSWADLNLAWLIGASLNNANLSNASIYQANWERINLNSANLTGVNLAETDLTQASLNRASLQNANLQKSQFRGANLEKCHRPIAKLFMWYDREF; translated from the coding sequence CTGGAAAAATATGTTGGAGGGCAAAGAAAGTTTCATTCTGTAAATTCGGGAGGAGTATACCTTAAAAGTTTAGACCTAAAAGAGATAGACCTATATCATTCAAATTTGAATGAAGCAGGTTTAAGTGAGGCCATCCTAATTGGAGCGAAACTTAATAGTGTTGTCTTTACTAGACCCTGTCTAAAAAATGCAGATTTGCAATTAGCAGATTTGGAATTAATAGAAGGTTCTTCAATAAATCTAAGCTGGGCAGACCTTAACTTGGCTTGGTTGATTGGAGCAAGCTTGAATAATGCCAATTTGAGCAATGCCAGTATATATCAGGCAAATTGGGAGAGAATCAACCTCAACAGTGCAAATCTAACTGGGGTAAACTTAGCAGAAACAGACTTGACTCAGGCAAGTCTCAATCGTGCATCACTTCAAAATGCCAATCTCCAAAAATCTCAATTTCGAGGTGCCAATCTAGAAAAATGTCATCGACCTATTGCAAAATTGTTTATGTGGTATGATAGAGAGTTTTAG
- a CDS encoding Rid family detoxifying hydrolase yields MVAVFLGPVNLRNASLQGANLERACLENTNLMNANFDGANLKRANLTSANIYGATFKNADLTGAIIPNGDVYTTDVDLDFSKPDVPLPKEPKEINIMTRQVIRTDNAPAPVGPYNQAILASGKMLFVAGQIAIDPRLGDVVYTDDITKQTEQVMRNIEAILTEADATFDNVVKTGVFLADMNDFAAVNAIYAKYFPEDTAPARACVEVSRLPKNVLVEIECIAVIGG; encoded by the coding sequence TTGGTTGCTGTCTTCCTGGGACCAGTCAACCTCAGAAACGCCAGTTTACAAGGTGCAAATTTAGAAAGAGCTTGTCTAGAAAATACAAACCTGATGAATGCAAACTTTGACGGTGCAAATCTGAAAAGGGCAAATTTAACCAGCGCAAATATATATGGTGCAACCTTTAAAAATGCCGACCTCACAGGTGCGATAATCCCAAATGGAGATGTTTATACAACAGATGTTGATTTAGACTTCAGTAAACCAGATGTACCCTTACCAAAAGAGCCAAAAGAGATTAATATTATGACCCGTCAAGTTATCCGTACTGATAATGCACCTGCACCAGTTGGACCCTATAATCAAGCTATTCTCGCTTCTGGAAAAATGCTGTTTGTAGCTGGACAAATAGCCATTGATCCGCGATTAGGTGATGTTGTTTATACCGATGATATCACCAAGCAAACAGAACAGGTGATGAGAAATATTGAAGCTATCCTGACAGAAGCCGACGCAACTTTTGATAATGTAGTTAAAACTGGTGTATTTTTAGCTGATATGAATGATTTTGCCGCTGTAAATGCGATTTATGCAAAATATTTTCCAGAAGATACAGCCCCTGCGCGTGCTTGTGTAGAGGTATCACGTTTACCCAAAAATGTGTTGGTAGAGATTGAGTGTATTGCTGTTATTGGTGGTTAA
- a CDS encoding IS5 family transposase (programmed frameshift), with amino-acid sequence MERKSYPTDLTDMEWEILAPLIPLAQEGGHPPTTDIGEICNAIYYHLKTGCQWNMLPGDFPPRSTVYSYYRKWQGQGVWEKFNHTLGGQVRSKLGKSIQPTVLAVDSQSVKTDQKKGNVYGFDGCKNVKGRKGHTLVDSLGLVLKVVVSEANAPERILTAYALMELLEEPTELLEIVQVLWVDSGYDGDKFALAVWFMIQAHVEVIGPTEQEFKVLPQPWVVERTFGWFNQYHRLSKDYERLTQMR; translated from the exons ATGGAACGAAAGTCTTACCCCACAGACTTAACTGATATGGAGTGGGAAATCCTGGCCCCATTGATTCCACTAGCCCAAGAAGGAGGGCATCCACCCACAACAGATATAGGTGAAATATGTAATGCCATCTATTATCATTTGAAAACTGGATGTCAATGGAATATGCTTCCAGGTGACTTCCCGCCAAGGTCAACAGTATATAGCTATTACAGGAAATGGCAGGGCCAGGGGGTTTGGGAAAAATTCAACCATACATTGGGTGGTCAAGTTCGCTCGAAATTAGGTAAATCAATACAACCTACCGTGCTTGCCGTAGACAGTCAGTCGGTCAAGACTGACCAAAAAAAGGGGA ATGTGTATGGTTTTGACGGATGTAAAAACGTAAAAGGAAGAAAGGGGCATACTTTAGTTGATAGCCTGGGACTTGTGTTGAAAGTTGTTGTTAGTGAGGCGAATGCCCCAGAACGAATACTTACTGCCTATGCACTAATGGAACTGCTAGAGGAACCCACAGAATTATTAGAAATAGTCCAAGTTTTATGGGTTGATTCCGGTTATGACGGTGATAAATTTGCACTTGCAGTTTGGTTCATGATTCAAGCTCATGTTGAAGTCATAGGACCTACTGAGCAAGAATTTAAAGTTTTACCACAACCCTGGGTAGTAGAAAGAACATTTGGGTGGTTTAACCAATATCATCGTCTAAGCAAGGATTATGAGCGTTTAACACAAATGAGGTAA
- the htpG gene encoding molecular chaperone HtpG, with product MLEQGTISIHTDNIFPIIKKSLYSDHQIFLRELVSNAVDAIQKLKMVSRAGEYNGDTGEPEITIGIDQDKKTLSISDNGIGMTAEEVKKYINQVAFSSAEEFIHKYEGKADQPIIGHFGLGFYSSFMVAKKVDIDTLSYQEGSQAVHWTCDGSPEFTLDESSRTTRGTTITLTLMPDEEEYLEAARIRTLVKTYCDFMPVPIKLDGQVLNQEKAPWRESPSNLTKEDYLEFYRYLYPFQEEPLLWVHLNTDYPFIINGIMYFPKMRPDVDVTKGQIKLFCNQVFVSDNCEEIIPQFLMPMRGVIDSTDIPLNVSRSALQGDRTVKRIGDYIAKKVGDRLKELYRDDREQYISAWKDLGTFVKFGVLNDDKFKKQVEDILIFRSTAKIETTPAVEVQSSEGDLWQDVTPSNTSSTPYTTIKEYLERNKERHENRVFYSTDEASQSTYIELHKNQGLEVLFMDSFIDTHFINFLEREYQDVKFTRVDSDLDNTLLDDKSGEIVDPTTNKTKSEIIKELFEKSLNRPKVNIRTEALKSDDPQGTPPAMVLLPEILRRLREMNAMMQQQNADFPEDHILLVNTAHPLIQNLANINQGSIIIQSDGESPTEQLVKMICQHVYDLALMSQKGFDAEGMKSFVERSNDVLTKLTEQASK from the coding sequence ATGCTAGAACAAGGCACTATCAGTATACATACTGATAATATTTTCCCAATTATCAAAAAGTCTCTCTATTCAGATCACCAAATTTTCTTGCGGGAACTGGTATCCAACGCTGTAGATGCCATCCAAAAGCTAAAAATGGTGTCCCGCGCTGGTGAGTATAATGGAGACACGGGTGAACCAGAAATTACAATTGGCATTGATCAAGATAAAAAGACCCTCTCCATCTCCGATAATGGGATTGGGATGACAGCAGAGGAAGTCAAAAAATATATTAACCAAGTCGCTTTCTCAAGTGCAGAAGAATTTATTCACAAATATGAAGGGAAAGCAGATCAACCAATAATCGGACACTTTGGTTTAGGTTTCTACTCCTCCTTCATGGTGGCGAAAAAAGTAGACATTGATACTCTTTCCTATCAAGAAGGTTCTCAAGCAGTTCACTGGACTTGTGATGGTTCACCAGAGTTTACCTTAGATGAGTCTTCTCGCACTACTCGCGGTACTACTATTACCCTCACTTTAATGCCAGATGAGGAAGAATATTTAGAAGCTGCGAGAATTAGAACTCTAGTGAAAACTTACTGTGATTTTATGCCCGTACCCATCAAATTAGATGGGCAAGTATTGAACCAAGAAAAAGCACCTTGGAGGGAATCTCCTAGCAATTTAACCAAAGAAGATTATTTAGAATTTTACCGCTATCTATATCCTTTTCAAGAAGAACCTTTGTTATGGGTGCATCTGAATACAGATTATCCGTTTATTATTAACGGGATTATGTATTTTCCCAAGATGCGGCCTGATGTGGATGTGACTAAAGGACAAATTAAGTTATTCTGCAATCAGGTTTTTGTTAGCGATAACTGTGAAGAAATTATCCCCCAATTTTTAATGCCCATGCGGGGTGTGATTGATAGTACGGATATTCCATTGAACGTTTCTCGCAGTGCTTTACAGGGGGATCGCACTGTTAAACGTATTGGTGACTACATAGCAAAGAAAGTAGGTGATCGCCTCAAAGAATTATACCGCGACGACCGCGAACAATACATCAGTGCTTGGAAAGACTTAGGAACATTCGTTAAATTTGGCGTTCTCAACGACGATAAATTTAAAAAACAAGTCGAAGACATCCTCATCTTCCGCAGCACTGCTAAAATAGAAACAACACCCGCAGTTGAAGTCCAATCATCAGAAGGTGATCTCTGGCAAGATGTCACCCCATCTAACACCAGCAGCACACCTTACACCACCATCAAAGAATATCTAGAACGCAACAAAGAACGCCACGAAAACCGCGTTTTTTACAGCACCGATGAAGCCAGTCAATCCACATATATTGAACTGCACAAAAACCAAGGTTTAGAAGTCCTATTTATGGACTCCTTCATCGACACCCACTTTATTAACTTCCTAGAAAGAGAATATCAGGATGTTAAATTTACACGGGTAGATTCTGACCTTGATAATACCTTATTGGATGATAAATCCGGCGAAATTGTTGACCCCACCACCAACAAAACCAAAAGTGAAATTATCAAAGAACTATTTGAGAAATCACTCAACAGACCCAAAGTTAACATCCGCACGGAAGCCTTAAAATCAGATGACCCTCAAGGAACACCACCAGCAATGGTATTGTTACCAGAAATTCTCCGTCGTCTAAGGGAAATGAACGCCATGATGCAACAGCAAAACGCCGATTTTCCTGAAGATCATATTTTGTTAGTAAATACCGCACATCCCTTGATTCAAAACCTCGCTAATATCAATCAAGGTAGTATCATCATTCAAAGTGATGGAGAATCACCCACAGAACAGTTAGTGAAAATGATTTGTCAGCACGTTTATGATTTAGCATTAATGTCCCAAAAAGGCTTTGATGCTGAAGGTATGAAATCCTTTGTGGAACGTTCTAATGATGTGTTGACGAAGCTAACAGAACAAGCGAGTAAGTAG
- the clpB gene encoding ATP-dependent chaperone ClpB, with amino-acid sequence MQPTDPNKFTDTAWEAITKSQDIVRAYQQQQLEVEHLIIALLEESTSLATGIITRSGIDLIRLKQQLESYTQRQPKVGKSDQLYLGRNLDLLLDRAEEIRARMRNEEIAEGHILLAFAEDERIGRRIFKGLNVDIAKLETAVKAVRVTHKVSQKVGEAESADAPYEALKRFGRDLTEQAKAGKLDPVIGRDDEIRRVIQVLSRRSKNNPVLIGEPGVGKTAIAEALAQRMLNGDVPESLKNRQLISLDIGSLIAGAKYRGDFEDRLKTVLREVTESNGQVVLFIDELHTVIGAGSNQQGSMDAGSLLKPMLARGELRCIGATTLDEYRKYIEKDAALERRFQQVYVDQPTVENTISILRGLKERYEVHHNVKIADSALVAAATLSARYIADRFLPDKAIDLVDEAAAKLKMEITSKPAELETIDRRLMQLEMEKLSLAGEDNGIAQTRERLDRIEQEITALTLKQQMFNEQWQREKQLLEAISTLKKEEDTLRVQIEQAERDYDLNKAAQLKYGKLEGVQREREIKEVKLLEIQSQGSTLLREQVTEADIAEIVAKWTGIPVNRLLESERQKLLKLESYLHERVIGQEEGVSAVSAAIRRARAGMKDPSRPIGSFLFMGPTGVGKTELARALAQFLFDSDDALLRLDMSEYMEKHSVSRLVGAPPGYIGYEEGGQLSEAIRRHPYSVVLLDEVEKAHPDVFNILLQVLDNGSITDSQGRGVDFRNTVIVMTSNIGSEDILDVSGDDSKYHIMRKRVMEGLQSYFRPEFLNRVDDLILFHTLSRSEMRHIIRLQLKRVENLLKEQKISFEISQAACDHLVEAGYDPVYGARPLKRSIQREVENPLATKLLENTFISGDTIIIDKGEHGLTFSKKSPVKTLATVNSVKLLEASSEV; translated from the coding sequence ATGCAGCCTACAGATCCTAATAAATTTACTGATACAGCCTGGGAAGCAATTACAAAATCCCAGGATATAGTCCGTGCTTATCAACAACAGCAATTAGAAGTTGAACATTTAATTATTGCGCTTTTAGAAGAATCCACCAGTTTAGCCACAGGTATTATTACTCGCTCAGGCATTGATTTAATACGCTTAAAACAGCAGTTAGAAAGTTATACCCAACGTCAGCCAAAAGTTGGTAAAAGTGATCAGCTTTATTTAGGCCGCAATTTAGATTTGCTATTGGATCGTGCTGAAGAAATTCGAGCGAGAATGAGAAATGAAGAGATTGCGGAGGGACATATACTCCTTGCTTTTGCTGAAGATGAACGCATTGGTAGAAGGATATTTAAAGGCTTAAATGTAGATATTGCTAAGTTAGAAACTGCGGTCAAAGCTGTTCGTGTTACCCATAAGGTTAGTCAAAAGGTGGGAGAAGCAGAATCTGCGGATGCACCTTATGAAGCTTTAAAAAGATTTGGAAGAGATTTGACTGAACAGGCAAAAGCGGGAAAATTAGATCCTGTGATTGGCCGCGATGATGAAATTCGCCGCGTGATTCAAGTATTATCTCGTCGTAGCAAAAATAACCCTGTTTTGATTGGTGAACCTGGAGTTGGTAAGACTGCGATCGCAGAAGCATTAGCCCAACGAATGCTTAATGGTGACGTTCCTGAATCTTTGAAAAATCGCCAATTGATTTCTTTAGACATCGGGAGTTTAATCGCTGGGGCAAAATATCGTGGTGATTTTGAAGACCGTTTGAAAACTGTACTCAGGGAAGTTACGGAGTCAAATGGGCAAGTAGTTTTATTTATTGACGAACTGCATACTGTTATCGGTGCAGGTTCCAACCAACAAGGTTCAATGGATGCAGGAAGCCTGCTTAAACCCATGCTGGCACGGGGTGAGTTGCGTTGTATTGGTGCGACTACCTTAGATGAATATCGCAAATACATTGAAAAAGATGCAGCTTTAGAACGTCGGTTTCAACAGGTATATGTAGATCAACCGACAGTAGAAAACACCATTTCTATTTTACGGGGTTTAAAAGAACGTTATGAAGTGCATCATAATGTCAAAATCGCCGATTCTGCTTTGGTAGCCGCTGCAACTTTATCAGCGCGTTATATTGCAGATCGCTTTTTACCAGATAAAGCCATTGACTTAGTAGACGAAGCCGCAGCTAAGTTAAAAATGGAAATTACCTCCAAACCTGCGGAGTTAGAAACTATTGATAGACGCTTGATGCAGCTAGAAATGGAAAAACTATCCTTAGCAGGAGAAGACAATGGTATTGCCCAAACTAGGGAGCGTTTAGACCGAATTGAGCAAGAAATTACTGCTTTAACGCTTAAACAGCAAATGTTTAATGAACAATGGCAAAGGGAAAAGCAATTATTAGAAGCTATTAGCACTTTAAAGAAAGAAGAAGATACGCTGCGGGTGCAAATTGAGCAAGCAGAAAGGGATTATGATTTAAACAAAGCTGCTCAATTGAAATATGGCAAATTGGAAGGAGTGCAGAGAGAACGGGAAATTAAGGAAGTGAAACTCCTAGAAATTCAAAGCCAAGGTTCTACACTACTGCGTGAACAAGTCACAGAAGCTGATATTGCTGAAATAGTCGCCAAATGGACAGGAATTCCTGTAAATCGGCTTTTGGAATCGGAACGGCAAAAATTACTGAAATTAGAAAGTTATTTGCACGAGAGAGTAATCGGACAAGAAGAAGGGGTTTCCGCTGTCTCTGCGGCTATTCGTCGCGCTCGTGCAGGAATGAAAGATCCCTCTCGCCCCATTGGTTCGTTTTTGTTCATGGGACCAACTGGTGTTGGTAAAACTGAACTCGCCCGCGCTTTAGCTCAATTTCTCTTTGATTCTGATGACGCTTTGCTGCGGTTGGATATGTCCGAGTACATGGAAAAACACTCGGTTTCTCGTTTAGTGGGTGCGCCTCCCGGATACATCGGTTATGAAGAAGGTGGTCAACTTTCGGAAGCTATCCGTCGTCATCCTTATTCTGTGGTGTTGCTGGATGAAGTAGAAAAAGCCCATCCAGATGTGTTTAATATTCTTTTGCAGGTCTTAGATAATGGTAGTATTACTGACTCTCAAGGACGAGGAGTAGATTTCCGAAATACTGTTATAGTAATGACTAGCAACATCGGCAGTGAGGATATTTTGGACGTTTCTGGTGATGATAGTAAGTATCATATAATGCGGAAACGAGTTATGGAAGGTTTGCAATCATACTTCCGCCCGGAATTTCTCAACCGTGTGGATGATCTCATACTTTTTCACACCCTCAGCCGTTCAGAAATGCGGCACATCATCCGTCTACAACTCAAACGGGTCGAAAATCTCCTCAAAGAACAAAAAATCTCCTTTGAAATATCACAAGCAGCCTGTGACCACCTTGTTGAAGCTGGATATGATCCAGTTTATGGCGCACGTCCGCTAAAAAGGTCAATTCAGCGCGAAGTCGAAAACCCCCTCGCTACTAAGTTATTAGAAAATACCTTTATTTCTGGCGACACAATTATCATTGATAAAGGTGAACATGGGTTAACTTTTAGCAAAAAATCACCTGTTAAAACCTTAGCAACAGTCAACAGTGTGAAGTTGTTAGAGGCATCTTCTGAAGTGTAA
- the gloA gene encoding lactoylglutathione lyase, whose amino-acid sequence MRLLHTMLRVGNLEESLKFYCEILGMKLLRRKDYPGGEFTLAFVGYGEESEHTVLELTYNWGVEKYDLGNAYGHIALGVNDIYRTCEEIKNRGGKVVREPGLMKHGSTEIAFVEDPDGYKVELIQLAIHSTTSQEKSSLQLASQ is encoded by the coding sequence ATGCGATTACTACACACGATGCTACGGGTAGGCAATCTGGAAGAGTCTTTGAAATTTTACTGTGAAATCCTGGGAATGAAATTACTCCGCCGTAAAGATTACCCAGGTGGAGAATTTACCCTCGCTTTTGTTGGTTATGGAGAAGAAAGCGAACATACGGTGCTAGAACTAACTTATAACTGGGGCGTAGAAAAGTATGATTTGGGCAATGCTTATGGTCATATTGCGCTAGGAGTAAACGATATTTATAGAACTTGTGAGGAGATTAAAAATCGTGGAGGTAAAGTAGTACGAGAGCCGGGTCTAATGAAACATGGTTCTACGGAAATTGCTTTTGTCGAAGATCCCGATGGCTATAAAGTTGAATTGATTCAATTGGCTATTCACAGTACAACATCTCAGGAGAAATCGTCACTACAACTGGCCAGTCAGTAA